TCAAGATTGCAACTTTCTCTGTCGACAGCCGTTGACCGAGTTGTGCGAACAACAATCCTTTGGCACGCGCATAGTTTTCAAATGTTTTGTGGAAATCAAGGTGATCATGCGTCAGATTTGTGAATCCCGCAACGTCGTAATCGACACCCGTTACCCGACCAAGCTCTAATCCATGTGAAGAAACTTCCATGATGACATCTTGGACATCTTCTTCATGCATCTGATGCAGAAATGCTTGTAACTCGGAGCTTTGTGGTGTCGTATTGCGACTTGGCACGACGCGGTCACCAATCTTGACTTCAACCGTACCGATGATACCCGTCTTCCGACCAAGGTGCGCTAATATATCACGGACGATCGTCGTCGTCGTCGTTTTCCCATTCGTTCCCGTAATACCAATCATCCGCATCTTTTCAGAAGGATAATCATAGAATTTGCCAGCCAACTCGGCAATGGCACGTGATGTACTACGAACAAGAATGACAGGAATCGACACGTCGACCGGTTGTTCCGCGACGATTGCGACCGCTCCTTGTGCTTCCGCCTGTTTAGCATAGTCGTGTCCATCAACAGTATATCCTTTGATGGCGACGAACAATGTTCCCGGTTTAACATCCCGTGAATCGGTCGTGATGGACGTAACGTCCACCTCTACCATTCGTTCGATTTTTTGCGTCTGTATGACTTGAATCAATTCAGCTAAATTCAACGGTATTCCTTCTTTCTCGACATCGTCATTTCATATGTTTCATCTATTCCGTTCTGCTATCATGCTTCCTCTTCTTCGTCTGCCGGAAGAATATAGGCCTTTGCCGGTTCCTCCGAAAAGATATGCTCAATCAGCCCTTCGATGTCCGATGGACGAATCCGTTCGACATCCGCTAACACTTCTTCAAGTGATGGGTGACGATGCAGATACAACTCATTTCGGGCGTTTCGATTCATGTGACTCGATGTGCCTTCGTTCCCTAGAATCAGAGAACCTTTCAGCTGTTCAATCCCATCTTCGAGTTCCTTCGTCGATAATCCATCCCGCTTCAAGCGATCGATTTCAGCAGCGAGGACCTGTTCGACCTCTTCGACTGATTCCGGAGACGTGCCGACATAGATCGTGAACGTTCCATGATCGTCAAACGTCGTGTAATAGGAAAAGACTGAATAGGCAAGACCGCGTTCCTCTCGGATGGATTGGAACAAGCGACTCGACATCGTCGCACCGAATGCATTATTGAGTAAGGCGAGGGCAGGCAAACGTGGATCAGCAGAAGGAATCGCACGGAAATTATAACAAATATGAGCCTGCTCCGTATCCTTTTCCTTACGAATCACACCATTTTGTAACCTTGGCTCTGTCGTCTCGCGTGTCTTCGATCGTGATTCGAGGATTGACATCCGCTCTTGAATCTGCGCAATCAACTCGTCTGAGACGTTTCCGGCAACGGAAATGACGATTTGATCCGGAGCATACGCTTCTTCGAGATATCGTCCGATCATCGTTCGATCAATCCGAAGCACACTCTCTTCCGTTCCAAGAATCGGTCGAGCCATGACATCCTCTCCGTAAGCCGCAACAGCTAATAACTCATGGACGAGATCATCCGGTGTGTCATCGTACATCTTGATTTCTTCAATGACGACCTTTTTCTCTTTTTCCAGTTCATCCGCGTCAAACGTCGATTCGAGGAACATGTCCGCCAATACGTGAAAGGCTTCTCCTGCATGTTCATC
This region of Exiguobacterium acetylicum DSM 20416 genomic DNA includes:
- a CDS encoding M16 family metallopeptidase, coding for MIERIQLENGVRLIVERMPEARSVATGIFIQAGSRTEQIEEHGISHLIEHMMFKGTKRHTAKEIAVYFDRLGGNINAFTSKDQTCYYVKTLDEHAGEAFHVLADMFLESTFDADELEKEKKVVIEEIKMYDDTPDDLVHELLAVAAYGEDVMARPILGTEESVLRIDRTMIGRYLEEAYAPDQIVISVAGNVSDELIAQIQERMSILESRSKTRETTEPRLQNGVIRKEKDTEQAHICYNFRAIPSADPRLPALALLNNAFGATMSSRLFQSIREERGLAYSVFSYYTTFDDHGTFTIYVGTSPESVEEVEQVLAAEIDRLKRDGLSTKELEDGIEQLKGSLILGNEGTSSHMNRNARNELYLHRHPSLEEVLADVERIRPSDIEGLIEHIFSEEPAKAYILPADEEEEA